One part of the Nostoc sp. PCC 7120 = FACHB-418 genome encodes these proteins:
- the ftsH gene encoding ATP-dependent zinc metalloprotease FtsH, translating into MKNFGKKALIKQQSPKRVAWTGALAASLIMLPTMFGGNPVLAQKAERESLSYGELIQKVNQEQVKRVELDETEQIAKVYLKGQKPDAPPIQVRLLEQNNELINRLKEKNVDFGEISSANSRAAVGLLINLMWILPLVALMLLFLRRSTNASSQAMNFGKSRARFQMEAKTGVKFDDVAGIEEAKEELQEVVTFLKQPERFTAVGARIPKGVLLVGPPGTGKTLLAKAIAGEAAVPFFSISGSEFVEMFVGVGASRVRDLFKKAKDNAPCLIFIDEIDAVGRQRGTGIGGGNDEREQTLNQLLTEMDGFEGNTGIIIIAATNRPDVLDSALLRPGRFDRQVIVDAPDLKGRLEILQVHSRNKKVDPSVSLEAIARRTPGFTGADLANLLNEAAILTARRRKEAITILEIDDAVDRVVAGMEGTPLVDSKSKRLIAYHEVGHGLVGTLLKDHDPVQKVTLIPRGQAQGLTWFTPNEEQGLISRSQLKARITSTLAGRAAEEIVFGKPEVTTGAGDDLQKVTSMARQMVTKFGMSELGPLSLENQSGEVFLGRDWMNKSDYSEEIAAKIDSQVREIINTCYQTSKELLQTNRVVMERLVDLLTEQETIEGDLFRKIVSESQNPVVDEQLSMVNSQ; encoded by the coding sequence ATGAAAAATTTTGGGAAAAAGGCATTGATAAAACAGCAATCACCAAAGCGCGTTGCTTGGACTGGTGCTTTGGCGGCCAGCTTGATTATGTTACCAACGATGTTTGGCGGTAATCCTGTCTTAGCGCAGAAAGCAGAGCGTGAGTCTCTGTCATACGGAGAGTTGATTCAAAAAGTTAATCAAGAGCAAGTCAAAAGAGTAGAACTGGACGAAACTGAACAGATAGCCAAAGTTTATTTAAAAGGTCAAAAACCAGACGCACCACCAATACAGGTGAGGTTGTTGGAGCAGAACAACGAGTTAATTAATAGACTCAAAGAAAAAAATGTTGATTTTGGCGAGATTTCTTCTGCCAATAGTAGAGCGGCTGTAGGGTTATTAATTAACCTGATGTGGATTTTGCCATTGGTGGCTTTAATGCTGCTATTCTTGCGTCGTTCTACGAATGCTTCTAGCCAAGCCATGAACTTTGGCAAATCTAGAGCGCGTTTCCAAATGGAAGCCAAGACTGGGGTAAAATTTGACGACGTAGCGGGTATTGAAGAAGCGAAGGAAGAATTACAAGAAGTTGTGACATTCCTCAAGCAGCCAGAAAGATTTACGGCTGTGGGTGCGCGCATACCTAAAGGTGTGCTGTTGGTGGGGCCTCCAGGTACTGGTAAAACTTTACTAGCAAAAGCGATCGCTGGGGAAGCGGCTGTGCCATTTTTCAGTATCTCTGGTTCGGAATTTGTGGAAATGTTTGTGGGTGTAGGTGCTTCCCGTGTCCGTGATTTGTTTAAGAAAGCTAAAGACAATGCACCTTGTCTGATATTTATCGATGAAATAGATGCAGTTGGCAGACAACGAGGTACGGGTATTGGTGGCGGTAACGACGAAAGAGAACAGACCCTCAATCAGTTACTCACGGAGATGGATGGTTTTGAAGGTAACACAGGCATCATTATTATTGCTGCCACTAACCGTCCTGATGTATTAGATTCAGCCTTGTTACGTCCTGGTCGTTTTGACAGACAAGTAATTGTTGATGCACCAGACTTGAAAGGACGCTTAGAGATTTTGCAAGTCCATTCGCGCAATAAGAAAGTTGACCCTAGTGTATCACTGGAGGCGATCGCTCGCCGCACACCCGGATTCACTGGTGCAGATTTAGCTAACTTACTCAACGAAGCCGCTATCCTCACAGCACGTAGGCGCAAAGAAGCAATTACGATTCTAGAAATTGATGATGCTGTTGATAGAGTCGTCGCTGGTATGGAAGGGACACCCCTAGTAGACAGCAAAAGCAAACGCTTAATTGCTTACCATGAAGTCGGACATGGTTTAGTCGGGACGCTATTAAAAGACCATGACCCAGTGCAGAAAGTTACCCTCATTCCCAGAGGACAAGCACAGGGTTTAACTTGGTTTACTCCCAACGAAGAACAAGGGTTAATCTCCCGTTCCCAACTCAAAGCCAGAATTACTTCTACTTTGGCTGGTCGTGCTGCTGAGGAGATTGTCTTTGGTAAGCCGGAAGTGACCACAGGTGCAGGGGATGACCTGCAAAAAGTCACATCAATGGCACGGCAAATGGTGACAAAGTTTGGTATGTCTGAATTAGGCCCCTTGTCTCTGGAAAATCAAAGCGGCGAGGTATTTTTAGGACGCGACTGGATGAATAAATCCGACTATTCTGAAGAAATCGCCGCCAAGATAGATTCTCAAGTCCGAGAAATTATCAACACTTGCTACCAAACATCAAAAGAACTTTTGCAAACTAATCGCGTGGTTATGGAACGGCTAGTAGATTTGTTGACAGAACAAGAAACTATTGAAGGTGATTTGTTCCGTAAAATTGTTAGCGAAAGTCAAAATCCAGTAGTTGATGAGCAATTGTCGATGGTTAATAGTCAATAG
- a CDS encoding NADPH-dependent FMN reductase, giving the protein MVKIVGIAGSLRPNSYTQLALRVAAQRLEALGAEVEIIDLREWQLPFCNGGKDYSDYPDVQRLRDTVSNTDGLILATPEYHGGVSGVIKNALDLMSFDELSGKVTGLISVLGGQSNSNALNDLRLIVRWVHGWVIPEQIAIGQAYSAFSPEGKLLDEKLSQRFDQFAQSLVENTRKLRGVN; this is encoded by the coding sequence ATGGTAAAAATTGTAGGTATTGCTGGTAGTTTAAGACCGAACTCTTACACTCAGTTAGCTTTGCGGGTAGCAGCGCAACGCCTAGAAGCTTTAGGTGCGGAAGTAGAAATTATCGATTTGCGGGAGTGGCAATTACCATTTTGTAATGGTGGTAAAGACTACTCAGATTATCCAGATGTTCAGCGCTTGCGTGACACCGTTAGTAATACTGATGGACTGATTTTAGCTACACCTGAATATCATGGCGGCGTTAGTGGTGTAATCAAAAATGCCCTTGATTTGATGAGCTTTGATGAACTGTCTGGTAAAGTAACAGGACTGATTAGCGTTTTGGGTGGTCAATCAAATAGCAACGCCTTAAACGACCTCAGGCTGATTGTGCGTTGGGTACATGGTTGGGTAATTCCAGAGCAAATTGCCATTGGACAAGCCTACAGTGCTTTTAGCCCTGAAGGAAAGTTACTTGATGAAAAACTCTCCCAACGATTTGATCAATTTGCTCAAAGTTTAGTAGAAAATACTCGCAAGCTACGCGGAGTAAATTAG
- a CDS encoding ABC transporter ATP-binding protein produces MRETVLEVRNLQVEFSGDGNAVKAVDGVSFQLHRGETLGIVGESGSGKSVTSLAVMGLLQHPGKVSGGEILFCPQANANPINLSALSAEEMQLYRGGDIAMIFQEPMSSLNPVYNIGFQLTEAIFRHQNVSQTEAKQIAIAGLQEVKLLPSDEQIKQQYIETWPQTNPNAPLDEFKLAQLVKQRKETMLERYPHQLSGGQLQRVMIAMAISCNPLLLIADEPTTALDVTVQATIIELLRELQQKREMALIFITHDLGLISEIADQVAVMYKGKVVEYGAAEQIFSNPQHPYTKGLVACRPTLNHRPHKLLTVADYMSVEETSSGQLIIQAKEPSQPPEITSEEISARLEGLEEKNPLLQIKNLKVGFPVKGWFGGTKRYQMAVNDVSFDVKPGETLGLVGESGCGKTTLGRTLLRLIEPMSGQIIFDGQDITNLKGEPLQKLRREMQIVFQNPFSSLDPRMKVGDAVMEPLLIHSVGKTVRQRRERVAELLERVGLSADAMNRYPHQFSGGQRQRVCIARSLALNPKFIICDESVSALDVSVQAQVLNLLKELQDEFQLTYIFISHDLSVVKFMSDRILVMNRGQIVEQGTAESIYREPKEAYTQKLIASIPTGSPERVRSHHLKTS; encoded by the coding sequence ATGAGAGAAACTGTCCTAGAGGTTCGCAATCTACAAGTTGAATTTTCCGGTGATGGCAATGCTGTCAAAGCTGTCGATGGTGTTTCCTTTCAGCTGCATCGGGGTGAAACTCTAGGAATAGTGGGTGAATCTGGGAGTGGTAAATCAGTCACATCATTGGCGGTGATGGGTTTGTTGCAACATCCGGGGAAAGTTAGCGGTGGAGAAATTCTGTTTTGTCCACAAGCCAACGCTAACCCCATTAATTTATCGGCTTTATCTGCTGAGGAAATGCAACTATACCGGGGTGGCGACATCGCCATGATTTTTCAAGAACCGATGAGTTCTCTTAACCCGGTTTATAATATCGGGTTTCAACTAACGGAAGCCATTTTCCGCCATCAAAATGTTAGCCAAACAGAAGCAAAACAGATTGCGATCGCAGGTCTGCAAGAGGTTAAACTTTTACCTAGCGATGAGCAAATCAAACAGCAATATATTGAAACCTGGCCGCAAACCAACCCCAATGCTCCACTAGACGAGTTCAAGTTAGCGCAATTGGTGAAGCAGCGTAAGGAAACGATGCTGGAACGCTACCCCCACCAATTATCTGGGGGACAGTTGCAACGGGTGATGATTGCAATGGCAATTTCCTGTAACCCCTTACTATTGATTGCAGATGAACCGACGACAGCCTTAGATGTGACGGTACAAGCGACAATTATTGAACTGTTGCGAGAGTTGCAGCAAAAGCGGGAAATGGCGTTAATTTTCATCACCCACGACTTGGGTTTAATTTCAGAAATTGCTGACCAAGTAGCGGTGATGTACAAAGGTAAGGTTGTCGAATATGGTGCAGCCGAGCAAATTTTTAGTAATCCCCAACATCCATATACTAAAGGCTTGGTAGCTTGTCGCCCCACCCTCAACCACCGTCCCCATAAATTACTCACTGTTGCTGACTACATGAGTGTAGAAGAAACATCCAGTGGTCAGTTAATTATCCAAGCCAAAGAACCGTCACAGCCACCAGAAATCACTTCTGAGGAAATCTCCGCCAGATTAGAAGGACTAGAAGAAAAGAACCCTTTATTACAAATCAAGAACTTGAAAGTTGGTTTTCCTGTAAAAGGTTGGTTTGGTGGAACAAAACGCTATCAAATGGCGGTTAACGATGTTTCCTTTGATGTTAAGCCAGGGGAAACTTTAGGTTTAGTCGGGGAATCTGGTTGCGGTAAAACTACACTGGGTAGAACTTTGCTACGGTTAATTGAGCCAATGAGTGGTCAAATTATCTTTGATGGGCAAGATATTACTAATCTTAAAGGCGAACCGTTGCAAAAACTGCGGCGGGAAATGCAAATAGTCTTTCAAAATCCCTTTAGTTCCCTTGACCCCCGGATGAAGGTTGGGGATGCAGTCATGGAACCGTTATTAATTCACTCTGTAGGTAAGACGGTACGACAACGGCGCGAACGAGTGGCGGAACTTTTGGAACGGGTGGGTTTGAGTGCAGATGCAATGAATCGCTATCCACATCAATTTTCTGGTGGTCAGCGTCAACGGGTTTGTATTGCTCGTTCCTTGGCATTGAATCCCAAGTTTATCATTTGTGATGAGTCGGTTTCGGCGTTAGATGTGTCAGTACAAGCCCAGGTATTGAATCTGTTAAAAGAATTACAGGATGAATTTCAGTTAACTTATATATTTATTTCCCATGACTTAAGCGTGGTTAAATTTATGAGCGATCGCATTTTAGTCATGAATCGTGGTCAAATAGTTGAACAAGGTACAGCCGAAAGTATTTACCGTGAACCGAAGGAAGCCTACACCCAAAAATTAATCGCCTCCATCCCCACAGGTAGCCCCGAACGAGTCCGCAGCCATCATCTGAAAACTTCTTGA
- a CDS encoding single-stranded DNA-binding protein → MNSCVLLAEIIQEPQLRYTSDNLAVTEMLVQFPNSQKPDDPPATLKVVGWGNLATEIQQNYHQGDRVIIAGRLGMNTIDRPEGFKEKRAELTVQQIQSISGSGNFTSSPAVSRTPAVTETPSRPPSPAVTTQHDLPSYESPRPAPTPAPSKVSVPPQVNNYEPAPQTTYSPVEVPDPDDIPF, encoded by the coding sequence CTGTGTTTTATTAGCAGAAATCATTCAAGAGCCACAACTGCGCTATACATCTGATAATTTAGCAGTCACAGAAATGTTGGTGCAATTTCCCAATTCCCAAAAACCAGATGATCCACCAGCGACTTTAAAAGTTGTTGGCTGGGGGAATTTAGCTACAGAAATCCAGCAAAACTATCATCAAGGCGATCGCGTCATCATTGCTGGACGTTTAGGGATGAATACCATCGACCGTCCAGAAGGATTTAAAGAAAAACGGGCTGAATTAACAGTACAGCAGATTCAATCAATTAGTGGTAGTGGTAACTTCACCTCATCACCAGCAGTATCCAGAACACCAGCCGTTACCGAAACCCCCTCTCGTCCACCCTCCCCGGCTGTTACGACTCAACATGATCTTCCTAGCTACGAATCACCACGTCCAGCACCAACTCCAGCACCCAGTAAAGTGAGTGTTCCACCCCAGGTAAACAACTATGAACCTGCGCCTCAAACTACCTACTCACCTGTAGAAGTACCAGACCCAGACGATATTCCATTTTAG